GCGCCTTGGGCCGGATCAAATGATCCCCGACGCTCGGAGCTGCGCGAGCTCGTCGGGCGCGACGCCGAGCCAGTCGCGGTAGACGGCGTCGTTGTCGGCGCCGAGGTCGCGCCCCAGGTGGCGGATGGTGCCGTGGGGAGTGAGGAAGGGGGCGGCGGTCGTGATGGGGCCGGCGTCGGGGTCGTCGATGGTGACGATGTCGCCGCGCGCCGCGAAGTGCGGGTTTGCGAGGACGGCGGCG
The sequence above is drawn from the Candidatus Eisenbacteria bacterium genome and encodes:
- a CDS encoding CoA transferase; amino-acid sequence: WVAITAGTNDIVQRLLGAVGRSDLADDPRFRTNRARLENVDALDAAIAAWIGGRTADEAVDRLVAERVSAAVVHDLAAVLANPHFAARGDIVTIDDPDAGPITTAAPFLTPHGTIRHLGRDLGADNDAVYRDWLGVAPDELAQLRASGII